The Anopheles coluzzii chromosome 2, AcolN3, whole genome shotgun sequence genome window below encodes:
- the LOC120952811 gene encoding uncharacterized protein LOC120952811, with amino-acid sequence MAEMDFQFKYECLCTSPKSIRVNDIHNTDYQRRIKERMNEIVDRSWDETDPSILSQLTMLSQCIPLTSNANATLPDITIPDREKGLAIMKSVSNKLPPSGCSCACEAISNVLSTVLDAALAEVNIEPLREQSLLEKVQLLKPFVPAFHDDVSLCNFFMRAWKQAVRFYCPRLVGELAQVYPQFLEPLVDALMKVQDADYGSLQLLKEFQFLVRCLTIGESFYAILSYLAKQDRVRAQSLISACIRSAKDQLSSKEYYALFPPAIRLYAIVMNEIINPNDTDVEMLIGQLRSERPHEYKILMMISPVFCCLDDALPEAAS; translated from the exons GAGATGGATTTTCAATTCAAATACGAGTGTTTGTGCACGAGCCCCAAAAGCATAAGAGTTAACGATATTCACAACACCGACTATCAACGGCGAATAAAGGAACGCATGAATGAAATCGTCGATCGATCGTGGGACGAAACGGATCCCAGCATCCTTTCGCAGTTG aCAATGCTCTCCCAATGCATCCCGCTTACCAGCAATGCCAATGCGACCTTACCGGACATTACCATCCCCGACCGTGAAAAAGGATTGGCGATCATGAAAAGCGTAAGCAATAAATTGCCGCCTTCCGGATGTAGTTGCGCTTGTGAAGCAATATCCAACGTATTATCCACCGTGCTGGACGCAGCATTGGCGGAAGTGAACATCGAACCACTACGGGAGCAATCCCTGCTGGAAAAGGTACAACTATTAAAACCGTTTGTGCCAGCGTTCCACGATGATGTTTCCTTGTGCAACTTCTTCATGCGTGCCTGGAAACAGGCCGTTCGGTTTTATTGTCCTAGACTGGTGGGCGAACTGGCGCAAGTCTACCCACAGTTTCTCGAGCCACTCGTAGACGCACTGATGAAAGTACAGGACGCCGATTACGGGTCGCTGCAGCTGCTGAAAGAATTCCAATTTTTAGTACGCTGCCTTACGATAGGCGAATCCTTCTATGCCATACTGTCATATCTCGCCAAGCAGGATCGCGTTCGTGCCCAGTCCCTGATTAGCGCTTGCATTCGCTCTGCCAAGGACCAGCTGTCCAGCAAAGAGTACTACGCACTATTCCCGCCGGCAATTAGACTCTACGCCATCGTAATGAACGAGATTATCAATCCCAACGATACCGACGTGGAAATGCTAATCGGTCAGTTACGAAGCGAGCGTCCTCACGAGTACAAGATTCTCATGATGATTTCCCCCGTGTTTTGCTGCCTGGACGATGCATTGCCTGAAGCAGCTAGCTGA